Genomic window (Mesorhizobium shangrilense):
AGCCGCGATGCGTGGCGAGATCGAACGCAACTGACACGCCCTGCTGGCCCGCAGCAAGCGCCTTGCGGTAGAAGGCGTTCGACTCCTCCGCCGTCGAAAAGCCAGCATATTGCCGGATCGTCCACGGCCTGCCGGCATACATGGTCGCGCGGGGCCCGCGCAGGAACGGTTTTATCCCGGGCAGCGTGCCGAGGTGGCCGGCTGTATCCAGATCAGCCTCGGTGTAGAGCGCCTTGATCGCAATGCCTTCCGGCGTATTCCAGACCAAGGTGTCGGGCGACGCCTTGACTTCGTGCTCGGTGAGTTTTCGCCAGTCCTCGTAGGCTACGCGGTCGGCCATTTGTCCTACCCTTAGTTAAATTCCATGATCAGTTCATCGACGGCCATGTTCATGCCGGCAGTCCCGGCGATGTGCTTCACCGAGCCCTTGCGCTCGGCGCGCAGCACGTTCTCCATTTTCATCGCTTCCACCGTTGCAAGAATCTGGCCAGCCTCCACCGCATCGCCCTCGCCAACGGCAATCGCGGTGAGCACGCCAGGCATCGGGCAGAGCAGCAGCTTGGAGGTGTCCGGCGGCTGCTTCTTCGGCATCAACCGCGCGAGTTCGGCGATAGGTGGGCTGCGTACATGGGCAACAACATCCATTCCGCGCCAGCGCAGTCGGTAGCCGGTTCCTGACCGGGACGTTTTGATCGAGATGCTTTCGGCGCTGATTTGAAAGTGCGCGAGGGGCCGTCCCGGCAGCCAGTCGCTTGCAACGCTCAGGACCGAGCCGTCATCGAATGACACCGCGGTTCCGTTTTCGTGGTCGCACACGGCGACCGGAAAGGCATGGTTGCCAAGCGTGACGATCCAATCGCTGGAGACTTTGCGACGATGATTGTCCATCGCCCCGGAGATCAGGACATTGCGGTGCTGGAGTTTCCAGTTGATGTGTGCCGCGAGCGCCGCGAGCTTGCGCTCATCCGCATCGGTTGGGGACACACCTGCGAAGCCGTCCGGAAACTCCTCAGCGATAAAGGCTGTGGTCAGCCGCCCCTCGCGAAACCGGGGATAGTCCATGACAGCAGCGAGAAACGGCAGGTTATGGCCGATGCCTTCCACTTCGAAATTATCCAACGCCGCGCCCATGGCGTTGATTGCGCCCAGCCGGTCGGGCGCCCAGGCGCAGAGCTTGGCGATCATGGGATCATAGTGCATCGAGATTTCCGACCCCTCGACCACACCGGTATCGTTGCGGATGAGTGAGCCGTCCGCATCCGCACCTTCGGCCGGCGGCCGGTAGCGTGTCAGACGACCGATCGAGGGCAGGAAATTGCGATACGGGTCTTCGGCGTAGAGCCGGCTTTCGACCGCCCAGCCGTTCAGCCTCACATCCTCTTGGCCAAAGCGCAGCTTTTCGCCGGCGGCGATGCGGATCATTTCCTCGACCAGATCGATGCCGGTTACAAGTTCGGTGACCGGGTGCTCGACCTGAAGTCGCGTGTTCATTTCGAGGAAGTAGAAGTTGCGGTCGCGATCGACGATGAATTCAACGGTACCTGCCGAGTGGTAGCCGACCGCCTTGGCAAGAGCGACGGCCTGCTTCCCCATCGCATGCCGGGTTGCTTCGTCGATGAATGGTGATGGCGCTTCCTCGATGATCTTCTGGTTGCGGCGCTGGATCGAGCATTCCCGCTCACCGAGGTAGACGATATTGCCGTACTGATCGCCGAGCACCTGGATTTCAATGTGACGTGGCTCGGTAACGAATTTCTCGATGAAGATACGGTCGTCGCCAAAGGCGTTCTTCGCCTCGTTTCGCGAGGAGTGAAATCCTTCGCGCGCCCCGACCTCGTTCCAGGCAATGCGCATACCCTTGCCGCCCCCGCCGGCGGATGCCTTGATCATGACAGGAAAGCCGATCTCAGCGGCGATGCGCACCGCTTCCTCTGCATCCTCGATCAGAGCCATGTGGCCGGGCACAGTGGAGACGCCGGCGGATGCCGCGATCTTTTTCGACGTGATCTTGTCGCCCATCGCCTCGATGGCGACGGGGGAGGGCCCGATGAAAGCGATGCCCTTGGCTTTGAGCGCGTCGGCGAAATTCGAATTCTCAGACAGGAAACCGTAGCCCGGATGAACCGCATCAGCGCCCGTAGCGGCGATGGCATCGAGAATGTTTGCAATGCGAAGATAGGACTGGGCTGAGGCGGCGGGACCGATGTGGACCGCTTCATCGGCTTGCCGGACGTGCAAGGCGTCGCGGTCAGCGTCGGAATAGACGGCAACGGTGGCTATGCCAAGCCTGTGCGCCGTTTTGATCACCCGGCAGGCGATCTCGCCACGATTGGCAATCAGGATCTTCTTGAACATTTTTAGCGCACTCAAAGCGGAATGGTGTCGTGCTTCTTCCATCGCGTCTCGACGCTCTTGCCACGCAAAGTGGCAAAGGCACGCGCGATCCGCTTGCGTGAGGAATGTGGCATGATCACCTCGTCGATGAAGCCGCGCTCGGCGGCAATGAAGGGATTGGCGAAACGCTGCTCGTATTCCTTGGTACGAGCCGCCAGCCTCTCGGGATCGCCGAGTTCGGACCGATAGAGGATCTCGGTAGCGCCCTTTGCGCCCATCACCGCGATTTCGGCGGTCGGCCAGGCGTAGTTGATGTCCGCGCCGATATGTTTTGACGCCATCACGTCGTAGGCGCCGCCATAAGCCTTGCGCGTGATCAACGTGACCATCGGTACGGTCGCCTGGGAATAGGCAAACAGCAGCTTGGCGCCGTGCTTGATGACGCCGCCATATTCCTGGGCGGTGCCCGGCAGGAAACCTGGCACGTCGACGAGCGTTAGGATCGGGATGTCGAAGGCGTTGCAGAAGCGAACAAAACGCGCCGCCTTGCGGGAGGAATCAATGTCGAGGCATCCGGCCAGCATCATCGGCTGGTTGGCCACCAACCCCACGGTTCTGCCCTCGATGCGCAGAAAACCGGTGATGATGTTGCGAGCGAAGGCGACCTGAAGCTCGAAGAAGTCGCCTTCGTCGGCAATAGCAAGGATCAACTCTTTCATGTCGTAAGACCTATTGGCACTCTCCGGCACCAGTGTATCGAGGCGCAACTCGATCCGCTCGGGATCATCATAAAACGGCCGCACCGGCGGCTTTTCCCGATTGTTCAATGGCAGGAAGTCAAAGAGGCGCCGGACCTCTTCCAACGCCTCGATATCGTTTTCGAAAGCCCCGTCAGCAACAGACGACCTTTGCGTGTGAGTTGCCGCGCCGCCGAGTTCCTCCGCGGTCACGATCTCGTTCGTCACCGTCTTCACCACATCGGGGCCGGTCACAAACATGTAGGAGGAATCCCGAACCATGAAGATGAAGTCGGTCATGGCCGGGGAATAGACCGCGCCGC
Coding sequences:
- a CDS encoding acetyl/propionyl/methylcrotonyl-CoA carboxylase subunit alpha, which translates into the protein MFKKILIANRGEIACRVIKTAHRLGIATVAVYSDADRDALHVRQADEAVHIGPAASAQSYLRIANILDAIAATGADAVHPGYGFLSENSNFADALKAKGIAFIGPSPVAIEAMGDKITSKKIAASAGVSTVPGHMALIEDAEEAVRIAAEIGFPVMIKASAGGGGKGMRIAWNEVGAREGFHSSRNEAKNAFGDDRIFIEKFVTEPRHIEIQVLGDQYGNIVYLGERECSIQRRNQKIIEEAPSPFIDEATRHAMGKQAVALAKAVGYHSAGTVEFIVDRDRNFYFLEMNTRLQVEHPVTELVTGIDLVEEMIRIAAGEKLRFGQEDVRLNGWAVESRLYAEDPYRNFLPSIGRLTRYRPPAEGADADGSLIRNDTGVVEGSEISMHYDPMIAKLCAWAPDRLGAINAMGAALDNFEVEGIGHNLPFLAAVMDYPRFREGRLTTAFIAEEFPDGFAGVSPTDADERKLAALAAHINWKLQHRNVLISGAMDNHRRKVSSDWIVTLGNHAFPVAVCDHENGTAVSFDDGSVLSVASDWLPGRPLAHFQISAESISIKTSRSGTGYRLRWRGMDVVAHVRSPPIAELARLMPKKQPPDTSKLLLCPMPGVLTAIAVGEGDAVEAGQILATVEAMKMENVLRAERKGSVKHIAGTAGMNMAVDELIMEFN
- a CDS encoding acyl-CoA carboxylase subunit beta: MRAVLEQLEVRRAQARMGGGQKRVDAQHAKGKLTARERLVVLLDEGSFEEYDMYVTHRATDFGMDAQKVAGDGVVTGWGTINGRLVYVFSQDFTVLGGSLSETHAQKICKIMDMALRNGAPVIGLNDSGGARIQEGVASLAGYADVFKRNVDASGVIPQISVIMGPCAGGAVYSPAMTDFIFMVRDSSYMFVTGPDVVKTVTNEIVTAEELGGAATHTQRSSVADGAFENDIEALEEVRRLFDFLPLNNREKPPVRPFYDDPERIELRLDTLVPESANRSYDMKELILAIADEGDFFELQVAFARNIITGFLRIEGRTVGLVANQPMMLAGCLDIDSSRKAARFVRFCNAFDIPILTLVDVPGFLPGTAQEYGGVIKHGAKLLFAYSQATVPMVTLITRKAYGGAYDVMASKHIGADINYAWPTAEIAVMGAKGATEILYRSELGDPERLAARTKEYEQRFANPFIAAERGFIDEVIMPHSSRKRIARAFATLRGKSVETRWKKHDTIPL